AATGCCGCAGACAGAAAAGCAAATCTCAAATACACAATTGGAGTGACAGGCAAAACACATCACAATATCAAAAGCTCCCAGCCGACTGTTGAATTTACTTATAATGTAGGTATGACTGAATATTCTGGAAACGAAATGATTGCAGCCCAATTTGAAAAATCTGTCGTTGCTAACGGCGGAAGATATTATGTTGAATTTTCCTCTAAAAATCCAAATAACAGTAAGCTGCTGTTGGACTACCCTGTGCCAGACACGGTCACGAATACACAGGAAGAAGGTTGGACTTATATGCCAGGCTACAACAACAAACGTTAAACTACGCCTAACAGCAGTTTTGCAATAGGCTGGCAGACGGAAGAGCAATCGGCAACAAATCTTTATTCGCCGGCAGTTATCGGCTGGACATTCATTATTCGACTTTAGTTCTTATTTTCATCATTAGTAATTCTAATCAGCTATTGTATCGGCAGACGAAACACAGAAGTCCAGCCCATCGCAAAGCTGTCGGACGTTGCCTGCAACCTTATTGGACACCCTACAAATATTGACAGATAAATTGAAAATTAGAATTCTAATAATCTTACTACTAACTGGACAATTTTGCAAAGCAAATATGTCATCACCAATTTGGGAAGGCACAATGACAAGTTCTGCTTTTACAAGCAAGGACATAAATATTCTTTCAGAAAACATCCAAATTAAAATTGACAAAGATTTTAAGACCGCCAAGTTTATAGTTGAATACACAATCCAAAGCGATTTGACAGGCAGACAAATTCCTTTATTATTTTATGCTCAAGATTACAAAGACAGTTTTTTTGTTTGGGTAGATAATCAAAGAGTTAACATTCAAAATATTCCAGAAAAATATACTCATTTTAACAACTCGCCTTTTTCAGGATTTAGCGGTTTGAAAGATGATGATAACAGAAAAAATGAAAGAGATGAAGTGACAATTTACTGGTGGGAAAATTCTGGATTTGTTTACAAATTAAATGACCTTAAATACTTTGAAACTGACATTGCTAAAGGAATTCATAAGGTAAGAGTAGAATATACAGCCAATGTTTGGACAGACATTTCTGGATGGATAAAGGAATACAGTTTTCGCTATTCATTGACACCTGCTAAATTTTGGAAATCCTTTGGAGTATTAAATATCAGCGTTGAACAAAACGGTTCAGTAAGACAGCTTTCAACAAATATTGGACAACCAGTTGAAAAAGCATTTCAGGCGAAGAGTAGTTGGACATTTAGTAAACTGCCTGACGAGTACCTTGAATTCTCTTACACCCCAAAAGCAAACAACCTTGCAAAAGCTTTAATAACTATTCAACCGTTTGGACTTTCAATAATTGCAGGCATACTATTGTTTGCTTTGCATTGTTTCTTTGTTCTTAAGTATCGCAGACAGTTTATTAATAAGAAATATTCCCCTGTAGTCATTTTAGGAAGTTTAGTAATTCCTTTTTTAATTTTATTGAGTTATATATATTCATACGAATTAATAGACAATGTAATTGGCGAAAATGCAGGCAGACATCACGGTTATGTATTTTTAGTGATTGTGTTTTATCCAATTCTTCTACCAATTTATTGGACAATTGTATGGTTACTTGACAGAAAACAAAAAAGAAAAATGGTGACAGCGTAAGATAAGAAAGGCAGCAGGCAACAAAAGGTTTGCCGCAAGGCTGGCGGACGGAATAACAATCATCAGTTGTACTACTATCAGCTAATATCGGGCTTGACCGAATTCTATTTGACTTTTAGTTGTTAACTTCAGCATCAGTTTTTTAATCGGCTTTAGTTGCCGGGCGGACACAGCAACAATCCCAGCCCTGCGGCAAGCCTCGAACGTTGGCGGTAATTTGAAGAAACAATTAACAACGAAAAACATTCAAGAAAATGAAGCTATAAGTAACTGTAAGATAGAATAAGAATTGAAATATCCTTTAATACGCAAAGTAGAAAGGGCGATTGTTAATATTAAAAAATTAGAAAATGACACAGTTACAAATGATTGACAAAACAAAGTCAATAGCTCAAAATGATAAAAATATTTCTGCCGTATTTATGTACGGGTCATTTACCAAAAATGAAGGGGACAAATATTCAGATATTGAATTCTACATCTTCTTGAAGGATAAAGAAAAATTTTCCGCTGAAAATTGGGTAAGCCAAATTCATCCTTTGGCATTATATTTTACCAACGAGTATGGAAGTGAAGTTGCCATTTTTGAAAATATGATAAGGGGGGAGTTTCATTTTTTGACAAACGACCAAATGGAAGTTATCAAATCGTGGGACGGTTTGGTAGAGTTTAGCGACTTTGACAAGATGATTTTAGTAGATAAAGAAGATTTATTGACTAACACGCTCAAAGAAATAAAAACTAAAGTACCTGATCGAACAACAAATGAAAATATCCTGTGGTTGAGCCAATCATTGTTGAATGTTTTACTTACAACAAGCAACTTAATTAAACGACAGGAATTTGCTCACGCTTACCAAAGCTTATCAAATGTTCAAAAATATTTACTTTGGTTAATAAGAATTGAAACATACCAAACCAAACATTGGGAAAGTCCAACAAAAAGCTTGGAAAAAGACATAGACCCAGATTGGTATTCGTTATTTCAGGAGACAACATCAGAATTAGATCCGACAGATATTAAAACAGCTTTCAAGAAGACATTAACATTGACTGAAAAACTTTTTGATAATCTTGGAGTTGAAGCAAAATTAAAGGGGGTATTAAGGAGAATTGAATAAAAAAAACTACCGCCAACATTGTATAAGCGTAATGCGGGCTGAACTGCTAAATTTGAGCATTTTTGCTCCTAAGAAACTTCCCGCTCTTCGGGATTTGCAATCCCGAAGCCGTATCGGCGGATTTTTAATCCGCTACGCTAACCCAAATATGGGCAGCCTCCCTTTTCTTATGCCTGCATAATCAGCAGCACTGCTTTGTAAATAATCTGTTGCTTTATCTACTATCCCAGCCCTTACAGGATTTTGGTGCAGGTAATTCAGTTTCGATAAAAAGAAAGGCTCACTGTAAACAGCTTCGCCATGGTAGCCTTCTTCCCAAAACCATACATGCCCATTGTACTGCAACAGCTGCAATAGCCACTCCCTTCTACTTTCCCGCTCATTGGCTGCAATGGCAGCTACTATTTTTTTGGCGGTAAACTTTTTGTGATCTCTAATGATGTCACTCAAATTATTTTGCGTAGCTCTCGCCATCAAGTGCACATGATTGGTCATGACCACCCAACCGTATATCAGCAACCCTTTCTCTTGCTGGCAATGAAGAAGACTGTCGAGATAAATAGCTGCATATTGCTGTCGGGTAAATACATCAACCCACTGATGCACCGTGAAAGTGAGGAAGTGCAGTGCTCCCTGATCTTTGATATCATAAGCAAATGGCATGCTTGAAGATAACATTGAAATGTTCGGGATTACAAATCCCGAACGGCAAAGTGTGTGGTGGATGGCAAATCCAACGCAGCATGTATCAGCACATTATTTCTTCAAAGCGGCAGTAATATGTTCGGGATTGCAAATACCGAACAGCGAAAGCTTGTTGCTTCGTTTCTCAGCATGCCTTTACCTGCCAACCTACCAACATTCCAACCAACCAACCCACCAACACAAAAAAGCTGAAGGCGGAAACCTTCAGCTTCATTGACGGAACATATCACCCCCGCTCTTCGGGATTTGCAATCCCGAAGCCGTATCGGCGGATTTTTAATCCGCTACGCTAACCCAAATATGGGCAGCCTCCCTTTTCTTATGCCTGCATAATCAGCCGCACTGCTTTGTAAATAATCTGTTGCTTTATCTACTATCCCAGCCCTTACAGGATTTTGGTGCAGGTAATTCAGTTTCGATAAAAAGAAAGGCTCACTGTAAACAGCTTCGCCATGGTAGCCTTCTTCCCAAAACCATACATGCCCATTGTACTGCAACAGCTGCAATAGCCACTCCCTTCTACTTTCCCGCTC
The Phnomibacter ginsenosidimutans genome window above contains:
- the lnu(I) gene encoding lincosamide nucleotidyltransferase Lnu(I), which encodes MTQLQMIDKTKSIAQNDKNISAVFMYGSFTKNEGDKYSDIEFYIFLKDKEKFSAENWVSQIHPLALYFTNEYGSEVAIFENMIRGEFHFLTNDQMEVIKSWDGLVEFSDFDKMILVDKEDLLTNTLKEIKTKVPDRTTNENILWLSQSLLNVLLTTSNLIKRQEFAHAYQSLSNVQKYLLWLIRIETYQTKHWESPTKSLEKDIDPDWYSLFQETTSELDPTDIKTAFKKTLTLTEKLFDNLGVEAKLKGVLRRIE
- a CDS encoding REP-associated tyrosine transposase, with translation MPFAYDIKDQGALHFLTFTVHQWVDVFTRQQYAAIYLDSLLHCQQEKGLLIYGWVVMTNHVHLMARATQNNLSDIIRDHKKFTAKKIVAAIAANERESRREWLLQLLQYNGHVWFWEEGYHGEAVYSEPFFLSKLNYLHQNPVRAGIVDKATDYLQSSAADYAGIRKGRLPIFGLA